One genomic segment of Candidatus Macondimonas diazotrophica includes these proteins:
- a CDS encoding glycosyltransferase: MNSLLTAYAEVAGSDVVQHLIQLAAPLRGMKIVHVNSTRAGGGVAEILHKLVPLMEALGIDTRWEVITGEESFYQCTKAIHNAMQGNPAPVPETLMRAFEDTTARNAEMLGPVLREADVVFIHDPQPVGLLRHLPDRRGKWIWRCHIDASHPQRAVWRFLRGYVADHDASVFSLADFAQRLPHPIYLIPPSIDPLSEKNIDLPAERAEAICAQQGIDSGRPLMLQVSRYDRFKDPLGVIAAYRLAKTFMPRLQLALAGGAADDDPEGEAVLADVRAAAGGDDDIKVLLLPPDAHTTINALQRSAQFVLQKSLREGFGLTVTEGMWKSKPVIGGNTGGIRLQVINHHTGFLVSTPEGAALRVRYLHQHPALCAEMGGKAREFVRQNFLITRQLRDYLTLIHALMDGRKDRIELV, encoded by the coding sequence ATGAATTCCCTGCTCACCGCCTATGCCGAAGTTGCCGGCAGCGATGTCGTGCAGCATCTGATCCAGTTGGCCGCGCCGCTTCGCGGGATGAAGATCGTGCACGTCAATTCCACGCGCGCCGGCGGTGGGGTTGCCGAAATCCTTCACAAGCTCGTCCCGCTGATGGAAGCGCTCGGAATCGACACCCGCTGGGAAGTGATTACCGGCGAGGAGTCGTTCTACCAATGCACCAAGGCCATCCACAACGCCATGCAGGGCAATCCGGCACCCGTGCCCGAGACCCTGATGCGCGCCTTCGAGGACACCACGGCGCGCAATGCCGAGATGTTGGGCCCAGTGCTGCGCGAGGCGGATGTGGTCTTCATCCACGATCCGCAGCCGGTCGGCCTGCTGCGCCATCTGCCCGATCGTCGTGGCAAATGGATCTGGCGCTGTCATATCGATGCCAGCCATCCGCAGCGCGCCGTATGGCGCTTCCTGCGCGGCTATGTCGCCGACCACGATGCCAGCGTTTTTTCCCTGGCTGATTTCGCCCAGCGCCTGCCGCACCCGATCTACCTGATTCCCCCCAGCATCGATCCATTGAGCGAAAAGAACATCGACCTGCCGGCCGAGCGCGCCGAAGCGATCTGCGCGCAGCAGGGCATCGATTCGGGACGTCCGCTCATGCTGCAGGTCTCGCGCTACGACCGCTTCAAGGATCCGCTCGGCGTCATCGCGGCCTACCGCCTGGCCAAGACCTTCATGCCCCGCCTGCAACTGGCCTTGGCAGGGGGCGCTGCGGACGACGACCCAGAAGGTGAGGCCGTCCTGGCCGATGTGCGCGCCGCGGCCGGGGGCGATGACGACATCAAGGTCTTGCTGCTTCCGCCCGATGCCCATACCACCATCAACGCCCTGCAGCGCTCGGCGCAGTTCGTGCTGCAGAAATCGTTGCGCGAAGGGTTCGGACTGACCGTGACCGAAGGGATGTGGAAGAGCAAGCCGGTGATCGGCGGCAACACCGGCGGCATTCGCCTGCAAGTCATCAACCACCACACCGGATTTCTGGTCAGTACGCCCGAAGGGGCCGCCCTGCGCGTACGCTATCTGCATCAGCACCCGGCGCTTTGCGCCGAGATGGGCGGCAAGGCCCGCGAATTCGTCCGGCAGAACTTCCTGATTACCCGTCAGTTGCGCGACTATCTGACCCTGATCCACGCGCTGATGGACGGCCGCAAGGACCGCATCGAGCTGGTCT